A single genomic interval of Equus quagga isolate Etosha38 chromosome 19, UCLA_HA_Equagga_1.0, whole genome shotgun sequence harbors:
- the PICK1 gene encoding PRKCA-binding protein isoform X1: protein MFADLDYDIEEDKLGIPTVPGKVTLQKDAQNLIGISIGGGAQYCPCLYIVQVFDNTPAALDGTVAAGDEITGVNGRSIKGKTKVEVAKMIQEVKGEVTIHYNKLQADPKQGMSLDIVLKKVKHRLVENMSSGTADALGLSRAILCNDGLVKRLEELERTAELYKGMTEHTKNLLRAFYELSQTHRAFGDVFSVIGVREPQPAASEAFVKFADAHRSIEKFGIRLLKTIKPMLTDLNTYLNKAIPDTRLTIKKYLDVKFEYLSYCLKVKEMDDEEYSCIALGEPLYRVSTGNYEYRLILRCRQEARARFSQMRKDVLEKMELLDQKHGSRGHCASAGPPAPVQDIVFQLQRFVSTMSKYYNDCYAVLRDADVFPIEVDLAHTTLAYGLNQDEFTDGEDEEDEDDEDTAPGEPSRDAQGAAGPLDKGGSWCDS from the exons ATGTTTGCAGACTTGGACTATGATATCGAAGAGGATAAACT CGGAATCCCCACCGTGCCTGGGAAGGTGACCCTGCAGAAGGATGCTCAGAACCTCATCGGGATCAGCATTGGAGGAGGGGCCCAGTACTGCCCCTGCCTCTATATTGTCCAG GTGTTTGACAATACTCCAGCAGCCCTGGACGGCACAGTGGCAGCTGGCGATGAGATCACCGGTGTCAATGGCAGGTCGATCAAAGGAAAAACTAAGGTGGAGGTGGCAAAGATGATTCAGGAGGTGAAG GGGGAGGTGACTATCCATTACAACAAGCTGCAGGCGGACCCCAAGCAGGGCATGTCCCTGGACATTG TGTTGAAGAAGGTCAAGCATCGGCTGGTGGAGAACATGAGCTCGGGGACTGCGGACGCCCTGGGCCTGAGCCGGGCCATCTTGTGCAATG ATGGGCTTGTCAAGAGGCTCGAGGAGCTGGAGCGGACGGCTGAGCTGTATAAAG GGATGACAGAACACACCAAGAACCTTCTACGGGCTTTTTATGAGCTGTCACAGACACACCGGG CCTTCGGGGACGTGTTCTCTGTGATCGGGGTGCGGGAGCCACAGCCGGCTGCGAGCGAGGCTTTTGTGAAGTTCGCCGATGCCCACCGCAGCATTGAGAAGTTCGGCATCCGGCTGCTGAAAACCATCAAGCCG ATGCTGACGGACCTGAACACGTATCTCAACAAAGCCATCCCGGACACTCGCCTCACCATCAAGAAGTACCTGGACGTGAAGTTTGAGTACCTG TCATACTGCCTGAAGGTGAAGGAGATGGACGATGAGGAATACAGCTGCATC gccctAGGGGAGCCCCTGTACCGCGTGAGCACAGGCAACTACGAGTACCGCCTGATCCTGCGCTGCCGCCAGGAGGCCCGCGCCCGCTTCTCCCAGATGCGCAAGGACGTGCTGGAGAAGATGGAGCTGCTGGACCAGAAGCACG GCAGCCGCGGCCACTGTGCGTCTGCCGGCCCTCCTGCCCCAGTCCAGGACATCGTGTTCCAGCTGCAGCGCTTCGTGTCCACCATGTCCAAGTACTACAACGACTGCTACGCGGTGCTGCGTGACGCTGACGTCTTCCCCATCGAGGTGGACCTGGCCCACACCACGCTGGCCTACGGCCTCAACCAGGACGAGTTCACCGATGGGGAGGACGAGGAGGACGAAGACGATGAGGACACAGCACCTGGGGAGCCGTCCAGGGATGCACAAGGGGCTGCCGGGCCCTTGGACAAGGGTGGGAGCTGGTGTGACTCCTGA
- the PICK1 gene encoding PRKCA-binding protein isoform X2, producing MFADLDYDIEEDKLGIPTVPGKVTLQKDAQNLIGISIGGGAQYCPCLYIVQVFDNTPAALDGTVAAGDEITGVNGRSIKGKTKVEVAKMIQEVKGEVTIHYNKLQADPKQGMSLDIVLKKVKHRLVENMSSGTADALGLSRAILCNDGLVKRLEELERTAELYKGMTEHTKNLLRAFYELSQTHRAFGDVFSVIGVREPQPAASEAFVKFADAHRSIEKFGIRLLKTIKPMLTDLNTYLNKAIPDTRLTIKKYLDVKFEYLSYCLKVKEMDDEEYSCIALGEPLYRVSTGNYEYRLILRCRQEARARFSQMRKDVLEKMELLDQKHVQDIVFQLQRFVSTMSKYYNDCYAVLRDADVFPIEVDLAHTTLAYGLNQDEFTDGEDEEDEDDEDTAPGEPSRDAQGAAGPLDKGGSWCDS from the exons ATGTTTGCAGACTTGGACTATGATATCGAAGAGGATAAACT CGGAATCCCCACCGTGCCTGGGAAGGTGACCCTGCAGAAGGATGCTCAGAACCTCATCGGGATCAGCATTGGAGGAGGGGCCCAGTACTGCCCCTGCCTCTATATTGTCCAG GTGTTTGACAATACTCCAGCAGCCCTGGACGGCACAGTGGCAGCTGGCGATGAGATCACCGGTGTCAATGGCAGGTCGATCAAAGGAAAAACTAAGGTGGAGGTGGCAAAGATGATTCAGGAGGTGAAG GGGGAGGTGACTATCCATTACAACAAGCTGCAGGCGGACCCCAAGCAGGGCATGTCCCTGGACATTG TGTTGAAGAAGGTCAAGCATCGGCTGGTGGAGAACATGAGCTCGGGGACTGCGGACGCCCTGGGCCTGAGCCGGGCCATCTTGTGCAATG ATGGGCTTGTCAAGAGGCTCGAGGAGCTGGAGCGGACGGCTGAGCTGTATAAAG GGATGACAGAACACACCAAGAACCTTCTACGGGCTTTTTATGAGCTGTCACAGACACACCGGG CCTTCGGGGACGTGTTCTCTGTGATCGGGGTGCGGGAGCCACAGCCGGCTGCGAGCGAGGCTTTTGTGAAGTTCGCCGATGCCCACCGCAGCATTGAGAAGTTCGGCATCCGGCTGCTGAAAACCATCAAGCCG ATGCTGACGGACCTGAACACGTATCTCAACAAAGCCATCCCGGACACTCGCCTCACCATCAAGAAGTACCTGGACGTGAAGTTTGAGTACCTG TCATACTGCCTGAAGGTGAAGGAGATGGACGATGAGGAATACAGCTGCATC gccctAGGGGAGCCCCTGTACCGCGTGAGCACAGGCAACTACGAGTACCGCCTGATCCTGCGCTGCCGCCAGGAGGCCCGCGCCCGCTTCTCCCAGATGCGCAAGGACGTGCTGGAGAAGATGGAGCTGCTGGACCAGAAGCACG TCCAGGACATCGTGTTCCAGCTGCAGCGCTTCGTGTCCACCATGTCCAAGTACTACAACGACTGCTACGCGGTGCTGCGTGACGCTGACGTCTTCCCCATCGAGGTGGACCTGGCCCACACCACGCTGGCCTACGGCCTCAACCAGGACGAGTTCACCGATGGGGAGGACGAGGAGGACGAAGACGATGAGGACACAGCACCTGGGGAGCCGTCCAGGGATGCACAAGGGGCTGCCGGGCCCTTGGACAAGGGTGGGAGCTGGTGTGACTCCTGA